The Tessaracoccus timonensis sequence CCGCGTGACGATCAGCGAATCGATCCAGCGTCGCCGATCCGACGGGTCACCCCGCACGATCGCCAGATCCATCGGGGAGAACACCACCGTGCGCAGCATCCCGACGAGATCCCTCGCCCTCGGCAGCGGCCCGCGGTTAAGCCGGGCCTGATGCTGCCTGCCCTTCGTGATCTCGAGTTCGAGCAGCAGCTCGCGCTCATCGTCGACGCCCGCCTGCACCCTCGCCCGCACCAGCGCCGACTCCTCCCCCGCCCGGATCAGCGGCACCACGCTCGCGACCCGGTGCGAGGACGCCGTCGACAGATACTCGACTGCCTCAACCAGATTTGTCTTCCCCTGCCCATTCGAGCCGACGAATACGTTCACACCCGAAGTCAGCGCGATGTTGGCTTCGGGGTAATTGCGGAAATTCGTGAGTTCGAGAGCAGTGACAAACATGTGCAGCCAAGCCTAGCTGGCGTGCCCACGTCGCGAGCCGACCAGCCCGGCCCCTCGATGACCGAAATCCTCCACACGTGCAAGAATCCGCGAAAACCCGCCCCTCACATGCTTCTCGTGGAGGATAACGGTCAACTTGCAGCCCGCACCCAGCAACTAGCTGGGCAGGCGCATCAGCATGATGACGTGGCGGTAGTCGAGCAGCTGCTCACCATCCATGCTTGCCAGGCCCGTAATCAGGCAGGGCTTGCCCGGCGCGGTGAACGCGAAGTGCGCGTACGGGGCGTCGAGCGCACCCAGCGCGTCGAGCAGGTACTGCGGGTTGAAGCCCGCGGCCTCGATCGTCTGCTCATCGCCGACGATCTCCACGCCCGCGGGGATCGCTTCCGTGCCCTGCGCCTGGTCGCCGGTGGCGGCCTCGAGGGTGACGTGATCGTCGTTGATGACCATGCGCAGCGGGGTGTTGCGCTCGGCGACAAGCTTCACGCGCTTGACCGCGCCGAGCAGCTCGTCGCGGGAGACGCGGACGTTCACGGTGCCGTCGACGTCCATCAGATGCCGCACCTTCGGGAACGACTGCGACAGCAACCGCGTCGTGGCCTCCCGCTTGCCGTAGCTGCCCTCGCCGACGAAGCCCGCCAGGCCTTCGCCTTCGGCCTCGGTGGTGGACAGCGAGATCGTGACCTCGTCGCCGCCCGTCATCGCCTTCGCCGTGTCGGAGAGCACCTTGCCCGGGATGAGCACGGCGCCCTCGGCGTCGGGCGTCGACGGGTTCCAGGTGATCTCCTTCAGCGCCATGCGGTAGCGGTCGGTGGCCAGCAGGGACAGCGTTTCGCCGTCGATTTCCACCCGCACGCCAGTGAACACCGACAGCAACTCGTCGCGCCCGGCCGCCACGAACACCTGCGCGACGGCGCGCTCGAACGTGGAAGCGTCGACGGTGCCCGCCTGCGTGGGCATGTCGGGCAGGGTGGGGTACTCGTCGACCGGCAGTGTCTGCAACGTGAAGCGCGCCGAACCGCAGGTGAGCTCGACCTTCGAGTGGTCCGCATCCAGTTCGACTGGCTTGTTCGGCAGCGAACGCGCGATCTCAGCGAGCAGACGCCCCGAGACGAGGACAGTACCCTCGTCATGCACCTGCGCGGGCAGCGCCACCTTCGCGGAGGTGGTGGAATCAAAGCTGGATAGCGTCACCGCATCACCGTCGGCGCTCAGCAGCATGCCTGAGAGGATCGGTGCGGTGGGACGGTTCGGCAGGCTGCGGGCAACCCAGGCAACGGCGTCGGCCAGCGCGTCGCGCTCCACACGGATTTTCACTTGCTTCTCCTCGTTCTTCCACAGGTGTAGCCCACGGCGGTCACACTCCGACGATCATATCGGCCACACCTTCTCTGCGGTAGCGCTACCGCTACAGCGTCGCAATTGAATCCAGCACCGGCAGCTTCGCGGCGCGCCGCGCAGGCGAGATCGCGGCGAGCATGCCGAACACCGCAGCCACCACGAGCATGAGCACAAGCTGCAGCCACGGCACATCCAGCGTGTCGATCCCCGCATCGACGTTCGCACGCTGCAGCACCACGCCAAACAGCAGCCCGAGCAGCACACCCAACACGGATCCCATCACCGTGACGAGCACGGATTCGAGAGTGATCATGCGACGAATCTGCCGCCTCGTCACCCCCACCGCACGCAGCAGTCCGATCTCGCGCGTGCGCTCGATCACGCT is a genomic window containing:
- the dnaN gene encoding DNA polymerase III subunit beta, with the translated sequence MKIRVERDALADAVAWVARSLPNRPTAPILSGMLLSADGDAVTLSSFDSTTSAKVALPAQVHDEGTVLVSGRLLAEIARSLPNKPVELDADHSKVELTCGSARFTLQTLPVDEYPTLPDMPTQAGTVDASTFERAVAQVFVAAGRDELLSVFTGVRVEIDGETLSLLATDRYRMALKEITWNPSTPDAEGAVLIPGKVLSDTAKAMTGGDEVTISLSTTEAEGEGLAGFVGEGSYGKREATTRLLSQSFPKVRHLMDVDGTVNVRVSRDELLGAVKRVKLVAERNTPLRMVINDDHVTLEAATGDQAQGTEAIPAGVEIVGDEQTIEAAGFNPQYLLDALGALDAPYAHFAFTAPGKPCLITGLASMDGEQLLDYRHVIMLMRLPS